From the Flavimarina sp. Hel_I_48 genome, one window contains:
- the sufB gene encoding Fe-S cluster assembly protein SufB, which translates to MAYTEEDLEKELATKEYKYGFYTDIESDTFPIGLNEDIVRAISKKKEEPEWMTNWRVEAYRGFLEMTEPDWANVHYQKPDLQNISYYSAPSKKPKYDSLDEVDPELLDTFKRLGISLDEQKKLAGVAVDVVMDSVSVATTFKKTLAEKGIIFCSISEAIREHGDLVKKYLGSVVPQKDNYYAALNSAVFSDGSFCYIPKGVRCPMELSTYFRINQAGTGQFERTLVIADEGSYVSYLEGCTAPSRDENQLHAAVVELIALDDAEIKYSTVQNWYPGNSEGKGGVFNFVTKRGLCEKSAKISWTQVETGSAVTWKYPSCILKGDNSIGEFYSIAVTNNYQQADTGTKMVHLGKNTRSTIISKGISAGKSQNSYRGLVQINSRAENARNFSQCDSLLMGNACGAHTFPYIEAKNKTAKVEHEATTSKIGEDQIFYCNQRGIDTEKAIALIVNGFSKEVLNKLPMEFAVEAQKLLEISLEGSVG; encoded by the coding sequence ATGGCATATACAGAAGAAGATTTAGAGAAGGAATTAGCCACAAAAGAGTATAAATATGGCTTTTATACAGATATTGAGTCTGATACATTCCCCATAGGGCTCAATGAAGATATTGTGCGTGCTATCTCAAAGAAAAAAGAAGAGCCGGAATGGATGACCAACTGGCGCGTGGAGGCTTACCGTGGTTTTCTTGAAATGACGGAGCCCGACTGGGCAAACGTGCACTATCAAAAACCAGATTTACAGAATATTTCCTATTATTCTGCACCTTCTAAAAAACCGAAATACGATAGTCTTGATGAAGTAGATCCAGAGTTGCTGGATACCTTCAAAAGACTTGGCATATCACTTGATGAGCAGAAAAAACTTGCCGGGGTCGCGGTAGATGTAGTAATGGATTCGGTTTCTGTTGCAACTACGTTCAAAAAGACCCTTGCGGAAAAAGGGATTATTTTCTGTTCAATTTCCGAAGCTATACGGGAGCATGGCGATCTGGTCAAGAAATATCTGGGCAGCGTTGTCCCGCAAAAAGATAATTATTATGCGGCTTTGAATTCTGCGGTTTTTAGTGATGGTTCTTTTTGCTATATCCCTAAAGGGGTGCGTTGTCCCATGGAACTTTCCACCTATTTTAGGATCAATCAAGCCGGTACCGGTCAGTTTGAGCGCACATTGGTTATCGCAGATGAAGGTAGTTACGTCAGTTATTTAGAAGGTTGTACTGCGCCATCGCGTGATGAAAATCAGTTGCATGCGGCAGTTGTTGAACTTATTGCACTGGATGATGCAGAGATAAAATATTCTACTGTACAGAACTGGTATCCTGGTAACAGTGAGGGCAAGGGTGGCGTGTTCAATTTTGTGACCAAGCGCGGACTTTGCGAGAAAAGTGCAAAAATATCGTGGACGCAGGTAGAGACCGGTAGTGCCGTTACCTGGAAATATCCCAGTTGTATTTTAAAGGGGGATAATTCCATTGGTGAATTTTATTCTATTGCAGTAACTAACAATTACCAGCAGGCTGATACGGGAACTAAAATGGTGCATTTAGGTAAAAATACCCGTAGTACGATCATTTCAAAAGGTATATCTGCCGGTAAATCCCAGAATAGTTATAGAGGTCTGGTGCAGATCAACAGCAGGGCAGAAAACGCCCGTAATTTTTCCCAGTGTGATTCTTTGTTGATGGGTAATGCCTGCGGGGCGCATACATTCCCCTATATCGAGGCGAAGAACAAGACGGCAAAAGTAGAACACGAGGCCACGACCAGTAAGATAGGGGAAGATCAGATCTTTTACTGTAATCAACGGGGTATAGATACTGAAAAGGCTATCGCCCTGATCGTAAATGGCTTCAGTAAAGAGGTTTTAAACAAATTGCCCATGGAGTTTGCGGTGGAAGCTCAAAAACTTCTTGAAATTTCCCTGGAAGGTTCTGTAGGTTAA
- a CDS encoding MBL fold metallo-hydrolase yields MQKAFSFIFLIFLFLGSCKDSKNSFEEGYENAQNDARVEEQLETENALELFVFDGGRIFEHGNQHSRKQETQENELRILADAFYVVKHSKGVLIWDTGLPEKVVGEDPFTTSDGAFTISRKDSLVKQLASIGLSTEDVDYIGFSNIYFDHTGAANYFPNAKWLVQENTLDFIKSDSVKDNNLYDLASFDKLTDKKMLNGDYDLFDDGKVIVKYVSGPADGNQGLFVNLEQHGPVLLARDKYHFMEHKGRMVNSDLIESWAESNKNLDIVDEFVRVKNPKIYIQHDINDFKSLQKAPKSLK; encoded by the coding sequence ATGCAGAAGGCTTTTAGCTTTATATTTTTGATTTTTCTTTTTTTGGGCTCTTGTAAGGATTCAAAAAATAGTTTTGAGGAAGGTTATGAGAATGCCCAGAACGACGCGCGTGTAGAAGAACAATTGGAAACTGAAAATGCTTTGGAATTGTTTGTTTTTGACGGTGGAAGGATTTTTGAACATGGAAATCAACATTCACGTAAACAAGAAACCCAGGAGAATGAGCTTCGCATATTAGCCGATGCCTTTTATGTGGTCAAGCATTCTAAAGGGGTGTTGATATGGGATACGGGCTTACCGGAAAAAGTGGTGGGGGAAGACCCCTTTACGACTTCAGATGGCGCGTTTACTATTTCCCGCAAGGATAGTTTGGTTAAGCAATTGGCAAGTATAGGTTTAAGTACTGAGGATGTGGATTATATTGGGTTCTCTAACATATATTTTGACCATACAGGCGCCGCTAACTACTTTCCCAACGCGAAATGGCTCGTTCAGGAAAATACCCTTGATTTTATAAAAAGTGATTCCGTAAAAGATAACAATTTATACGATCTGGCCAGCTTTGATAAATTGACAGATAAAAAAATGCTCAATGGTGACTATGATCTTTTTGATGATGGTAAAGTAATTGTCAAATATGTGTCAGGTCCTGCTGACGGTAATCAGGGTTTGTTTGTGAACTTAGAGCAACATGGACCTGTACTTCTCGCGAGAGACAAGTATCATTTTATGGAGCATAAAGGTAGAATGGTGAATTCAGACCTTATTGAAAGTTGGGCAGAATCAAATAAAAATTTAGATATAGTGGATGAGTTTGTAAGGGTGAAAAACCCTAAAATCTACATTCAACATGAT
- a CDS encoding HesB/IscA family protein, producing MIKVSEDAKKKIANLMSEEGYDAVQDYVRVGVKSGGCSGLSYELKFDKTAHEEDKLFVDNAIKLIVDKKSFLYLIGTTLEYSGGLNGKGFVFNNPNAQRTCGCGESFSL from the coding sequence ATGATTAAAGTAAGCGAAGATGCTAAAAAGAAGATAGCAAACCTCATGAGTGAGGAGGGTTATGATGCCGTACAGGATTATGTGCGGGTAGGTGTAAAGAGTGGTGGGTGTTCCGGTTTGTCCTACGAGTTGAAGTTTGATAAAACCGCGCACGAAGAGGATAAGCTTTTTGTTGATAACGCGATCAAGTTGATCGTTGACAAAAAGAGTTTTTTATACCTTATAGGGACAACGTTAGAATATAGCGGTGGTCTTAACGGGAAAGGTTTTGTTTTCAACAATCCCAATGCGCAGCGTACCTGCGGCTGCGGAGAGAGCTTTTCCCTGTAA
- the thiL gene encoding thiamine-phosphate kinase has translation MFQDKEPSRTSLSDLGEFGLIDHLTQHFSIAQESTLKGIGDDAAILDFKDNKVVLTTDLLVEGVHFDLSFMPLKHLGYKAVMVNLSDVYAMNAEATQITVSIAVSNRFPLEALEELYAGILLAAKAYNVDLVGGDTTSSSKGLLISVTALGTAKEEKIVKRDGAKPMDLLVVTGDLGAAYMGLQVLNREKEVFKVNPNSQPDLEPYTYLVERQLKPEARKDVVKLLNDLELQPTSMIDISDGLSSEILHLCKNSKVGCKLYEDKIPLDPQMINVCEEFKIDSTTVALNGGEDYELLFTISQQDYEKLKANPNFTVIGHMTEEHEGMHLITRGNAQIPIIARGWNALNEDEAED, from the coding sequence ATGTTTCAAGATAAAGAACCTTCACGAACTTCCCTGAGCGATCTGGGGGAATTTGGACTTATTGACCACCTAACACAGCATTTTTCGATTGCACAGGAAAGTACGCTCAAGGGTATAGGCGATGATGCCGCGATTCTGGATTTTAAGGATAATAAAGTTGTCCTTACAACTGATTTGTTAGTGGAAGGCGTTCATTTTGACCTCAGTTTTATGCCGCTCAAGCATTTAGGCTATAAAGCGGTCATGGTCAACCTTTCTGATGTGTACGCCATGAATGCCGAAGCAACACAGATCACCGTTTCCATTGCGGTATCTAATAGGTTTCCACTTGAGGCGTTAGAGGAACTTTATGCCGGTATTTTACTTGCAGCAAAAGCCTATAATGTTGATCTGGTGGGTGGCGATACCACTTCAAGTTCAAAAGGGCTTTTGATAAGTGTAACGGCGCTGGGCACCGCTAAAGAAGAAAAAATTGTAAAACGGGATGGGGCAAAGCCTATGGACCTGCTTGTTGTTACCGGAGATCTTGGTGCTGCTTATATGGGTTTGCAGGTATTAAATCGCGAAAAAGAGGTTTTTAAGGTGAATCCCAATTCCCAGCCAGATCTTGAACCTTATACATACCTGGTAGAAAGGCAGCTAAAACCCGAAGCGCGAAAGGATGTGGTAAAATTACTTAATGATCTGGAACTTCAACCCACTTCCATGATAGATATAAGCGACGGACTCTCTTCGGAAATTTTGCATCTGTGCAAAAATTCTAAAGTAGGTTGCAAATTATATGAAGATAAAATCCCCCTAGATCCTCAGATGATCAATGTCTGTGAGGAATTTAAGATTGACAGTACCACGGTTGCACTCAATGGCGGGGAAGACTACGAATTATTATTTACAATCTCCCAGCAGGATTACGAGAAATTAAAAGCCAATCCCAATTTTACCGTTATAGGCCACATGACCGAAGAACATGAGGGCATGCATTTGATTACACGTGGCAACGCACAAATCCCAATTATCGCACGCGGCTGGAACGCCCTTAACGAAGATGAAGCGGAAGATTAA